Proteins from a genomic interval of Geotrypetes seraphini chromosome 7, aGeoSer1.1, whole genome shotgun sequence:
- the PTPRO gene encoding receptor-type tyrosine-protein phosphatase O isoform X4, producing the protein MVLKHWLPGVCYSHITFQLLSQTSFNRTNLVQSSGVQHDPGYHRTVPYPPRNVSLHIEPVEQGTLVGMDVETLKEILPVPSQDPMMREDAIGFSGDQPDNAMTSMDYISCLKDETIPWSYNETESIVNRTAGAYEDTLSPCTPPASSPANLLTPIRMLLSWLPPRPPTAFDGFNICVQREGNATRCSTVDEHTLEFVTILRNPGKFTLSVVTFSSSGTCETRKSQSSKPFNFYISPSGELFEELSEKPEEVTVRVLNSSTASVSWKYPLVNCTGAIVSVVSLTCQKENQPLERDYCSQVNLSTSVIENLVPGAQYQVVVYLQRGPLVGPPSNPLTFVIRPTGITELALYPLSPNALILSWSRPHRGVLQKYLVEMFYFNPSTLLSQWTPYHEIAATRSQTVSVRITDLRPAWFYSFRVNMVTWGVPELRCCDTPIVSLVTAPLSPEISTVEYFNNLLYVSWTYGDEASDLTYSRMLHWELVAEGRKKVKKNVMRSVMTAVLSLPPGDTYNLTVTACCEGKSNTSTAHLVSLDPVPPKSLFTVNKTQTSVTLLWLEEGVVDYFYVSCWLLDSRQEECVKVSSHVVTVSGLQPDSSYNCSVSSISHQTRSAPAFITVSTLGVELNPNVMVISVLALLSILLIGLLVIMLLVLRRKHLQMASREYGAGTFVNFASLERDGKLPYHWNKNGIKKRKLTNPVQLDDFEVYLKEMAKDSNYKFSLQFEELKQIGIDIPHSAADLPSNRCKNRYTNILPYDFNRVRLVSASQEEGADYINSNYVPGCSSPQEYIATQGPLPETRGDFWKMILQQKSQIIVMLTQCNEKRRVKCDHYWPFTAEPVSYGDITVEIASENEQTDWSYRTFRISSADEVLDVIHFNYTSWPDHGVPSTNAAESVLQFVQMIRKQANKSPGPLTVHCSAGVGRTGTFIALDRLMQHIQDHEFIDILGLVSELRSHRMSMVQTEEQYVFIHQCVQLIWKKKQQQFCISDVIYENVSI; encoded by the exons ATGGTGTTAAAACACTGGCTGCCAGGGGTGTGTTACAGTCACATCACTTTCCAGCTGTTGTCCCAGACCTCCTTCAACAGGACCAACCTGGTGCAGTCCAGTGGCGTGCAACATGATCCTGGATACCACAGGACAG TTCCATATCCACCTCGCAATGTGTCCCTCCATATAGAGCCTGTAGAACAGGGTACTCTAGTGGGAATGGATGTTGAGACTCTGAAAGAGATTCTCCCAGTCCCTTCCCAAGACCCCATGATGAGAGAAGACGCCATCGGCTTTTCTGGAGACCAGCCCGACAATGCCATGACCAGCATGGATTATATCAGCTGTCTGAAAGATGAAACAATTCCCTGGTCTTATAATGAGACTGAAAGTATAGTGAACAGGACAGCAGGTGCCTATGAGGATACGCTGAGCCCCTGCACACCTCCTGCCTCTTCACCAGCAAATCTTCTTACCCCTATCCGGATGCTACTGAGCTGGCTACCTCCCCGGCCACCCACTGCATTTGATGGATTCAATATTTGCGTCCAGAGAGAAG GTAATGCCACTCGATGTTCCACAGTCGATGAACACACTCTGGAGTTTGTTACTATCCTGAGGAATCCTGGGAAGTTCACATTATCTGTGGTAACCTTCAGCTCTTCTGGAACATGTGAGACTCGAAAAAGCCAGTCCTCCAAACCCTTCAATTTTTACATCA GTCCCAGCGGAGAACTGTTTGAAGAACTGAGTGAGAAACCAGAAGAAGTAACGGTGAGAGTCCTGAACAGCTCCACAGCTTCTGTGTCCTGGAAGTACCCCCTGGTGAACTGCACTGGCGCCATTGTGTCTGTGGTCTCGCTCACTTGCCAGAAGGAAAACCAACCGCTGGAGAGAGACTACTGCAGCCAG GTGAACCTCAGTACCAGTGTTATTGAGAATCTGGTCCCAGGAGCACAGTACCAAGTGGTGGTTTATCTGCAGAGAGGACCCCTGGTTGGACCCCCTTCTAATCCTCTGACATTTGTAATTA GACCTACTGGGATCACAGAGCTGGCGCTGTACCCTCTGAGCCCCAACGCACTGATTCTGAGCTGGAGCAGACCACACCGGGGGGTGTTGCAGAAGTATTTGGTGGAAATGTTTTACTTTAATCCCTCCACCTTGCTGTCCCAGTGGACACCTTACCACGAAATAGCAGCCACTCGCTCACAGACTGTATCGGTG AGAATCACAGATCTGCGACCTGCCTGGTTCTACAGCTTTCGGGTTAACATGGTAACGTGGGGTGTTCCAGAGCTGCGCTGTTGTGATACACCCATTGTCAGCCTCGTTACAG CTCCGCTATCCCCAGAAATCAGCACTGTGGAATATTTCAACAACCTGCTCTATGTCAGCTGGACCTACGGAGACGAGGCCTCTGATCTCACTTACTCCAGGATGCTACACTGGGAACTggtggctgaaggcaggaagaaaGTCAAGAAAAAT GTCATGCGAAGTGTGATGACTGCTGTGCTCAGTCTGCCTCCAGGGGATACCTACAACCTGACTGTAACGGCCTGTTGTGAGGGAAAGAGCAACACTTCCACAGCTCACCTTGTTTCACTTG ACCCAGTTCCACCAAAGTCTTTGTTTACCGTGAATAAGACGCAGACATCAGTCACCCTGCTCTGGCTGGAGGAAGGTGTGGTGGATTATTTCTACGTATCCTGCTGGCTGCTGGACTCCAGGCAGGAG GAATGCGTCAAAGTCTCTTCCCATGTTGTGACGGTGTCTGGACTGCAGCCAGACTCATCCTATAACtgcagcgtgagcagcatcaGCCACCAGACCCGCAGTGCTCCGGCTTTCATTACCGTCTCCACACTGG GAGTTGAGCTCAATCCAAATGTCATGGTGATATCTGTGCTGGCTCTCCTCAGTATCCTCTTGATTGGTCTCCTGGTTATCATGCTGCTCGTTCTGAGAAGAAAACATTTGCAAATGGCCAG CAGGGAATATGGGGCTGGAACATTTGTTAACTTTGCTTCGTTGGAGCGAGATGGAAAACTTCCGTACCACTG GAATAAAAAtggaataaagaagagaaaactgACCAA CCCAGTTCAACTGGATGATTTTGAGGTCTACCTGAAGGAAATGGCCAAAGACTCCAACTACAAGTTTTCTCTGCAGTTTGAG GAACTGAAGCAGATTGGCATCGATATTCCCCACTCTGCAGCAGATCTGCCTTCGAATCGATGTAAAAATCGCTACACCAATATTCTACCAT ATGACTTCAATCGTGTCAGATTGGTTTCTGCGAGTCAGGAGGAAGGTGCAGACTACATTAATTCAAACTATGTCCCC GGATGCAGCTCTCCACAAGAATACATTGCTACTCAGGGACCACTGCCAGAGACCAGGGGTGACTTTTGGAAGATGATCCTACAGCAGAAATCACAAATCATTGTGATGCTAACTCAGTGTAACGAGAAAAGGAGG GTGAAGTGTGATCATTATTGGCCCTTCACAGCGGAGCCTGTTTCGTATGGAGACATCACTGTGGAGATAGCCTCAGAGAACGAGCAGACCGACTGGTCTTACCGAACTTTTAGAATCAGCAGT GCTGATGAGGTGCTGGATGTGATACATTTTAACTACACATCATGGCCGGACCATGGCGTCCCCAGTACTAACGCTGCAGAGAGCGTCCTGCAGTTTGTACAGATGATTCGGAAGCAAGCCAACAAAAGTCCTGGGCCTCTCACTGTGCACTGCAG CGCTGGTGTGGGGAGGACTGGGACCTTTATAGCACTGGATCGCTTAATGCAGCACATACAGGACCATGAGTTCATCGACATTTTGGGTCTAGTGAGTGAGCTCCGCTCCCACAGGATGTCCATGGTACAGACAGAG GAGCAGTACGTTTTCATCCACCAGTGTGTGCAGCTGATATGGAAGAAGAAACAGCAGCAGTTCTGCATTAGTGACGTTATCTATGAGAACGTCAGCATCTGA